The DNA region ATCTAACAATTAGCCTATATTCGATTTCCCTTAAACGGCATCTGAAACCCTGCCGAGAATTATACATTATCACTCTCTTTGGTTGTCGCTTGTGGGTATTTCCCACACCCTTTTTGCTTTCTTAGATATACTAAATTTTATCTAGATATGTGTTGTTATCCAACACTTAACCATGTCTGCTTATATTTTCTACTTTTTCAGTCTTGTAAATTCTATGTCTCCTTATCTCTTTCTGTTATTTTTATTTCCAATTATCTCCCTGCCCTGGGTGTTGGAGGTTGATAATGGAGTGAGGATTGTATGCTTCTCTGAAGCACCCTTTGCAGTAATCTCACTGTAACTTCGATCTTAAAAGTGGACCTGATATGCTTTCCCTTGGATACCCACCTATTAACCCGGTGAATCTGTAACTGAAAAGTATCTCACAGAGGCATGCCAATGAGCTCTTGCACTTTATGAAGCTTTTGTTTACTAtaatttattaccttttatgTCGACATGCCTTTAATGAACCATTTTACCTCATCTGCGTATCATTGCATGCCAATTGCCACCTTTCCCTTTACTTTACCTTTGACGTGTAGTTGGCTCTTGCTCGTTGAGCATTTCTTTTAGAGCAATTGTCAAGTTtgcttacttattttcttttatgctGTTTTTAGAAGCTCTCAACTGACCCTTCATAGGGAGTGACTCATTGATCAAAATTGAGATAGGATCATTATGCTCTAGTGGTAATTATTGGGGCATGCTTTGACAATGGTGGCTGATCAGTGGAAGAAACGTCTACGTGCTGCCAGCAATATTGACTCTTCTCTGGAACCCCATGGatcgaagaagaagaagaagcagggATTAACAAGATATAATTTGAAGTTAAGACCCAACGTTTCTCTGGTTTGGGATGACAAAAAAAGGTGTGTTCTTGCCAAGAAGGAGCAAATTGGCATTTCATGGAGAGACTTGACTCCCTTTTTGGATTCTCTCTCACATCACCATAGCATATTGGCTGATGTTTTTTCTCTACCTCACGAAACTTTTGAACTAAAAAATTTAAGCGAGGTCCTCTCGCACGAGGTAACAGTCTATCAAGTTGTGTATGCTAAATACTTGTTACTGGAAGGTATAGTTATCCTTATATCTTACACTATGGAGATTGATTTAGGTTTGGCAGGCAAACTTGTCACAAGATGAGAGAGGATTTCTTACACAGTTTTTGCCGGAAGGGTCAGGACCGGATGATATTGTCTATAAATTACTGGGGGAGGAAAACTTTCACTTTGGAAATCCTTTTCTTAAGTGGCAAGTCTTTCTTTGCTTAATATTTCAATATGTCTGACGTtcaatttttcagttttttcatatttggaaATTTGTACTCGAGGTTCCTGTGACTTCTCTTGTTACTTTTGACTGTAGGATTTATGGTGGACTTTTGATATTTTGTTTGCCATCTGACGGTACTCAGATTGGTTTGCTCAATTTAGGGAATCATCAAATTttgatgggattatggttgcaTTTGTTGAGTTTTCTATAAATATAAAAGAAGCTAGGATACGTTTTTGATATAAATTAACACTGAGGAGATTAGAGTTACTGATTTTAGCATCATGTTCTTCTGATGAGATTGGAAATTATAGTTGTCCCACCAAGGAGCAATTGTTTTAAGGATGCAACAATAAGTCGAGATTCGTggataataaaagatgaactaAGGGTTCCTAGTGTTTGTGGATGTAGTTTGGTATGGCGATAATATGCAATGGGTCAAAACAAAGGGATTATGAGGATCAAATACATGGATGTATCAATGGGATTGTGAGGATAAAATACACGGATGTATCAATTGTATATGTGCCATATCGCCATCTTTTTATTAAATAGTATAGAGTActtgatattgttagtatgcCAGGTAGCATGTACAGAGTACCAAGAAGAGGAATCAAACATCTTAGCTTTTAATAGAACCTAATATGACGTGCAATTAACCTCCCACATATTGGctgtaaatattttctctaatCTAGTCCTTGATATTTCCAAATGTCCTTGCACGTTAGGAGTCTGGAGAAGCATATGCTTTCCCGATTATGGAACTAGCATCCTGTAATTGTTTTGGCATTGAACTGCAGTTCTCTAACCGTCTGAGACGTCTTTTCTACCTTCTTAGTTAGGCGCATTCTGTCTGATCACCTGTGCATTGCTCCTATGGACTTTTGTTAAGTAGGTACGTAATTATGCACTTATTAACGTTGTAGCTTACACCATTTGGtcaattttctgaaaaatatccCTAAATCAACACCTCAAGTTGTAAAAGATGTTTTAAATTCAATATTGACATAGGACAGTAGAGTTTTGGAGTACTTTTCTATATATGGTTCCAGTGCAACCTATGTACTGTTTTGCTCACAAGATATATAAtacagttaccagtttcaaaaagaaaaaaaaagaaaaaaaagggagctTAGCATCGACTACCTTAAATAAGTTAGTATGTTTCATGATCATTTGCGCTAGAGCCTCAGCTGCTGCATGTTAAGCATAATTTTTCTGCATAGCACTATATCTTTTTCTTCTGTTTCTATTTATAGTTTACTATGCAGGCCTAACTTTGCATTTATCTGGAACATGTGAGATTTAACCCTTTACATGGATGTTCTGAGAATTTCATGCTATTAAAATCTCTGGCATCTTTGCAGGGGTCAGATGATTTGTACTGGTAGCTTTCACCCTGATAATGTTATGCGTCAGGAGCAGCTTTTCAAGGCTAACAAGAAGGCATATTACATGGAATTACAAAATTACCATGACAAGTATGCAGTTTTCTTAACTGCCCTTTTCTTAACCTTATTTCAGAACATTTTGCTGTTTGCATTACATTCTACTTCTCTTGGCAGTATGATTGGGAAGTTGCAGTTATGGAAGGAAAGTTTGGAGAGCTGTAAAGACTCGGAGGAGGAAATGGTGGAGAGAATAACGAGGTTGATTTTCTTTCATTGTATTATGTTCTAGGTTACTTTGGTTACCTTTTCAAAAAATGTTCTAGGTTTCTTTaaggaaatttaaaaagaaagaaaaaagaaagaaagaagcacatgaaaataaattaggcAGAATACGCCGGGACCCCTCATAAACTTGACACACTTTATTTAGTGTGCACTCAAACTTCGTCTAGTCCTAATGACCTCCCTGGACTTGGCATTCCAATAGCCTCGACTCTCCTAACCAATCTCACCTGATGGGCATGGGCTGGCCAACATTATTCCGTGAACGTGgcattttttttgaaataacatgttttattttatttttaaatttgttaacTTTTTGGATCATATTTTTTCAGGCCAAATTCGTAGAACAACTTGACTGaaacttccattttttatttAGCTAAAAGTAATAGAGTTTCagccaatattttctttttacagatttggtccaaaaaagaagaagagaaacaaaATGTCATTGCATctagaagaaataaaaagaaatacacAAGTGGAACTCCattattttggattgaattttttaatttgactAAAAATAATGGAGCTCTAGCAACTTCTTTTTAATagatttggtccaaaaagaaggaaaaaatacaAATTTAGAATAAATAGCCGTTGCatctaaagaagaaataaggaaatacacAACTTAAACTCCattattttgaataaaaataatttattcgGCTAAAAATAATGAGTTCAAGCCAATTTTTTAAATAGATTTGGCCCAAAATAGAAGATATATTCAGTTGGGAAAAGTTGTCATTGCAtctaaagaatgaaaagaaatacaGTTAGAACTTCATTATTTTGGTTAAAACTTTCTTTTATTTGGCTAATAAGAATAGAGTTTCAGCCATATCTTCTATAAATTTGGCccgaaatgaagaagaaaaacacAATTAAAACAAGTAGCCAATGCATCTAAagatgaaataaaaagaaatgcAAAGCTGTGATAAATATGCatttaattttaagaaatacAAATTTGGAACATATAAAGCATTATGTATGATTACATTCTCAAAAAAAGCATTATGTATGATTATGTGGCAATTAATGGTTGAAAATACCCCATTTAGAAGCTGACTTTTCGATTTTTTCAATCCTAAGAGCCTGAAAGAGAGTGTATTCACGCTCTTTGCCACATTAGTCTAGGAGGGCAGAGGCGATCAAATtgccaagttcaggggggtaatcaGGGCCAAAATAAGTTCAGATGTGGACAACCAAAAATAGTTTAGATGTGCACTGAATAAAATGTGTCAAGTTTAGGGTGTCCCGAGATATTCTGCCAATAAAGGATAACCCAGAAGAAATATTGAAATTGTTTGACAACTACACTAAGTTATGCCGTAGTCAGAGACTGTTGCAACGAtccttttgttcttttttccttgatattattgttgttcTGGGGGTGAGCTTAACCTTCTTGATTATCAATAGACCTGTTTGATAAAAATAGCTGTAAAAGAATTGTTTGATGGAAGAAGCAAAAGAGAAGATAAAATGAGCTTACATTATGACGTCTTAAATTCCGGTTGTATGTTTGTAATTCTTAATAGATAATTGCTTTTTCCCCATTATAAGTGCCATAACAATCACATGCCTTTTTTTCTGGTTATTCAGAAAGGGCTTCATGGAAGGCACATATGGCAGTTCGCCTGATGGAGCTAAGATGGCTGCAAGATCTAGGAAAGGAGAAAAGCTAAACAAGCGCAATATCCAACACAGCGATGGTGCCAAATACATGTCTTATATTAAGGTGGCTATGCTTTGGTTGGAACATCTATGAGCCTTTGAAAATCTTCCAATGATCttgattttgtttgttttctcaaTCTCACCTAATACTGGAGCTCACACATGTTGGGGCCATTATTCAGCAAGATGTTGGCCCAGCCACtttttcacttgaattcttacaTCGGATGCTTTTCATTTCAGTCCTTCATGTGTGCAAATTCTGTACAACCTATTGGCACTCGttgaatttatgttattttctcatCTCCAGTGGCTGATAGTCTTTCCCCATCCTTTCTCCATCATATTTCAGGTCAGTCGAGAACACTATCAACGTGTTAAGAACAGCATGAAGCATAATAGTAATAGCATTCAACCCAGGTCTCTGAGCAATGTCTTAGGTGATGTGGAAAATCTTCATGTACAGCCATTTGAATTTTATGAGGAAGAAGAACGTCAGAAATTGCATGACCAGTGGTTAGTTTGTGGAGGAAAACATTTCTTCTAGTAATATCATTGGTCTCCACGTCAGTTCTTAGTGTGTGTTTGTACAGGCTGCAACTGGCAAATAGGGATGTCCCTGCTGGTTTTTCAAACTGGATAAAGAGACGTTCACAGGAATTGCAAGTGAGAATATCATTAGGTCAAGAAATGGATCAGAAACTGAATGTCCAAATTAAGGTCTGCCTTAGGAGTGCATCTTAGATATCGAAGGTCAGAGAATCTGCTTGGATTACCTGATGATTTGTTTTTACTTGGTTTATCAGGGTGAAGAGAAAAAGAGCTCTGATGGGATCTCTGTAGAACTAACTGATAATAAAGAAGCAGAAGAGAGAATGAGCTCTGATGGGATCTTTGCAGAACAAATTGACAAAAAAGAAGCAGAAGTTGCACTCTCAATGGAAGTAGAGGTTTATGCTCATAGCTTTTCTCCCCTTATTTTTGAGGGTCAATGTCGGTTATCTCATCACTTTTTTGAGGAATCAGTTTTGAAGATGTTTCTATGCTtctgacattttttttttaatttaaattaaattttttgctttttctaaTGGAAGTTCCATATGGTTTATCTTTAATTGTTAAATTGTCTAAGTTTGCTCTAGGTTGATCAGCAGGAGGGCAATGAAAAATCTGATGGATCGATTGAGAAgcaaaaggaaagagaaatagTAAAGAATGAGTTTCCTCTACAGTCAGAGGTCAGTTATACTAATAGTCAGTAGAAAAACAATTGTATAGACGCGACAAGGCTTCACCTATAATTTTTACCAACTCATGTATGGCGAAAGGAAGAGAGTTTCTTTAGTTGTCTAAATGTTAAAATGTCCAAGTTTACTCTAGGTTGATCAGCATGAGAGTAAGGAAGAATCTGATGGGTTGATCAAGACGCAAATTGAAAGAGAAATACTACATAATGAGCTTCATCTACAGTCGGAGGTCAGTTATATAAAAACAATTGTATAGAGGCGAATTCTTACCAACTCGTGTATGTCTAAGGGAAGATGGTTTCCTTAGTTTTCTAATTGTTAAAATGTCTCTAGGTTGATCAGCATGAGGGCAAGGAAAAATCTAGTGGGTTGATCGACAAGCAAATGGAAAGAGAAATACTAAATAATGAGCTTCCTCTACAGTCAGAGGTCAGTTATACTAATAGAAAAACAATTGTATAGATGCAAATTATTTCCAACTCGTGTATTTCGACGGAAGATGGTTTCTTTAGTTGTTTAATTGTTGAAATGTCCAAGTTTGCTCTAGGTTGATCAGCACGAGGGCAAGGAAAAATCTGATGGGCTGATCGAGACGCAAATGGAAAGAGAAATACTAAATAACGAGCTTCCTATAAAGTCAGAGGTTAGTTATACTAATAGAAAAACAATTGTAGGGGCTAATTCTTACCAACTCATGTATGTCAAAGCGAAGATGTTTCTTTAGATTAAATGTTACAATGTCCAAGTTTGCTCTAGGTTGATCAGCATGAGGGCAAGGAAAAATCTGATGGGTTGATCGAGAAGCAAACGGAAAGAGAAATACTAAATAATGAGCTTCCTATACAGTCAGAGGTCAGTTATACTAATAGCACAACAATTGTATCGAGGCGAAAAGGCTTCACCTAAATTCTTACAAACTCGTGTTTGTCGGAAGATGGCCTCCTTAAGTACAAGGGTTCCTGTCTCGTTAAATACAAGTTAAATGAGTGGTAGAAACTTCAGTTAAGAGTTTTAGTTCTTTTATAATTTGCCTGAGAAGAATCTTTTTAGTTTCCTATGTTCTTGATAAGATTCAAATGAACTTTTTGGTTATATGATGGTCAGGATCAGGAGGGAGGAGAGTCTGCAAGCTTATGTGATGAACAGACTCCTGATAGCACAGATAACACTGATTATGATGACGATTCTCTCCCCGTCTCACTCAATCAGGATCTTGATCATGTTTCGCTTGATGAGAGCAATCAGTTAGGTCACTTTAAGCTGGATTCTAACGAGAACCATATAATGCAGCAGGCGGACGAAGTTTCTCCAACTATATCGGAGTATCCAGAAGGGTTGAATAGTGTGGATGTTCCTGTTGATCAGGGGGATCCTCTTGCTTCTACCGATGATGGTTGGCCAGCAGTTAGCATAGCTACTTCTTATGGGTGTGCCACTCCAATAAGTCATGAATATTCTTCTGCTGAGTTGTCACTTGTGCATCCTCGAGTTACTGATGAGCCAGCTGCTAGGCTTATTAATCTGGAAGCTGTCCCCACAGAAAAGGATGCTGGGAGGGATATGTTGCCCAGGGAACCCAGTGCTGTTTCTCTTTTTGGTTCATACCCGCAGAACAGGAATGAAATATTCCAACCGTTTTTCAAGGATCCAGATAGTTCATCTTACAACAGTGAGCAGAGACAGCCTCCGCTGGGCTTGCAACCATCAACCAATCTGATGGTGGAGCCAGGTCAATATTCTGGTCATTTTAGGGAGCAGCTTCATGCACAGTTACCATTGGAGCTACGGCACAAGGGGCTGAATGATCTGCTCATGCATCAAAACTTTCAGGGGAATCTATACCCAGATGGAGGTCGATACTCTTTCCCTAGGCATGAACAGATGCATGTTGGCTTGCAAGATTGGGCTGTCAATTCTGTTCATGTGTCAGCACCGTCTCAAACTCATTTAAGCAGTGGAGACTTGTTAAGTCAGAATTGGTTCTCTGGAGAGAATCATGCCCGTGGGGGCTGGTCTACTTTAGAAGGTGTTGGTGGTCCATCTCAGAGCATTGGAAGCGTAAACAACTCAGATCAGAGCTTGTACAGTGTTTTATCTGAGTGTAATGCACTGCATCAGAGTGGCTCTTATGATCTATCAGGTTCAAGAGAACGGTTGATCCCTTCAAGGAATTTTGGTGAGATAAGCGTGGGAGATCCCACAACGAACAATGCCTCGCAGCAACAAGCTGTTTCCCTTAGTTACATGAGTAGCCAGGAAAGTCCTGGGGGCCTTAAACCCAATGGTCTTGGATGGACGAACATGTCTACTCAGAATCCAGGGTTACACGATTCGATGGGCAAGCCATTCTTGAGGCCCTGGAATCCATAGGGATGTTGCCTTGCACAATGATACGAGGCTCCAAGAGTTGGCAGAACAAAAATTGATGTAAATTTTTTACACCACAAGATGTAGGCGGTTATATTCATGCAGCCGGATTTTATTGCGATTGTTTTGAGTTGAGACTGCTGCAGGGCTTTTCTTGATGATGACCAAGCCTCATGGGCATTTTGTACATACATACATTAGACAAATCTAATGTCGGGTGTATATACTAGATATCTATAGATATAGGGAGATTGGTTTAGTTTTGGAGGTCGAACGGGTTCTTTAACCAGATATTAAGTAGCTAATCTAGTTCTTGCTCTTATTTTTCGTTCTCTTTGGCGGTAAAATAAAATGTCGTTTTTTCGTTCAATGCTTTCCGTTCAGTATAATCTAAATTGTTAGGAATGAGGAATTGCGGTATGCACTTATTGGTATCTGGGACTGGGTGTTGTTATAATTTGAGCGAAAAAAGACAAGTCATTGTAAAAACACTAGCACGAAGTAGCTAGATTCAGTAACCCATCATAATACCCTTATTCCTCGaatatttattgtttttttgaGTTTGGCTTATAAAATTAACTAAATTAAAATTAAGGAGAAGAGGGGGGGTTGAATTAtgtttttaatatattatactTCACTTTAATTGGTACGCATTAACATTTAAGTTGGTCAATTGACATATTATTCTCCTCATTCGTTCGGGCTgcaaaaaaccccaaaaaaaaactcacattcaaatatttatttattgtttgaaaaaaaaattatgtcaaCTTGTGCCttttattgaaaatatactgagatatatttt from Lycium ferocissimum isolate CSIRO_LF1 chromosome 2, AGI_CSIRO_Lferr_CH_V1, whole genome shotgun sequence includes:
- the LOC132047363 gene encoding uncharacterized protein LOC132047363 isoform X1 encodes the protein MVADQWKKRLRAASNIDSSLEPHGSKKKKKQGLTRYNLKLRPNVSLVWDDKKRCVLAKKEQIGISWRDLTPFLDSLSHHHSILADVFSLPHETFELKNLSEVLSHEVWQANLSQDERGFLTQFLPEGSGPDDIVYKLLGEENFHFGNPFLKWGQMICTGSFHPDNVMRQEQLFKANKKAYYMELQNYHDNMIGKLQLWKESLESCKDSEEEMVERITRKGFMEGTYGSSPDGAKMAARSRKGEKLNKRNIQHSDGAKYMSYIKVSREHYQRVKNSMKHNSNSIQPRSLSNVLGDVENLHVQPFEFYEEEERQKLHDQWLQLANRDVPAGFSNWIKRRSQELQVRISLGQEMDQKLNVQIKGEEKKSSDGISVELTDNKEAEERMSSDGIFAEQIDKKEAEVALSMEVEVDQQEGNEKSDGSIEKQKEREIVKNEFPLQSEVDQHESKEESDGLIKTQIEREILHNELHLQSEVDQHEGKEKSSGLIDKQMEREILNNELPLQSEVDQHEGKEKSDGLIETQMEREILNNELPIKSEVDQHEGKEKSDGLIEKQTEREILNNELPIQSEDQEGGESASLCDEQTPDSTDNTDYDDDSLPVSLNQDLDHVSLDESNQLGHFKLDSNENHIMQQADEVSPTISEYPEGLNSVDVPVDQGDPLASTDDGWPAVSIATSYGCATPISHEYSSAELSLVHPRVTDEPAARLINLEAVPTEKDAGRDMLPREPSAVSLFGSYPQNRNEIFQPFFKDPDSSSYNSEQRQPPLGLQPSTNLMVEPGQYSGHFREQLHAQLPLELRHKGLNDLLMHQNFQGNLYPDGGRYSFPRHEQMHVGLQDWAVNSVHVSAPSQTHLSSGDLLSQNWFSGENHARGGWSTLEGVGGPSQSIGSVNNSDQSLYSVLSECNALHQSGSYDLSGSRERLIPSRNFGEISVGDPTTNNASQQQAVSLSYMSSQESPGGLKPNGLGWTNMSTQNPGLHDSMGKPFLRPWNP
- the LOC132047363 gene encoding uncharacterized protein LOC132047363 isoform X3, giving the protein MVADQWKKRLRAASNIDSSLEPHGSKKKKKQGLTRYNLKLRPNVSLVWDDKKRCVLAKKEQIGISWRDLTPFLDSLSHHHSILADVFSLPHETFELKNLSEVLSHEVWQANLSQDERGFLTQFLPEGSGPDDIVYKLLGEENFHFGNPFLKWGQMICTGSFHPDNVMRQEQLFKANKKAYYMELQNYHDNMIGKLQLWKESLESCKDSEEEMVERITRKGFMEGTYGSSPDGAKMAARSRKGEKLNKRNIQHSDGAKYMSYIKVSREHYQRVKNSMKHNSNSIQPRSLSNVLGDVENLHVQPFEFYEEEERQKLHDQWLQLANRDVPAGFSNWIKRRSQELQVRISLGQEMDQKLNVQIKGEEKKSSDGISVELTDNKEAEERMSSDGIFAEQIDKKEAEVALSMEVEVDQQEGNEKSDGSIEKQKEREIVKNEFPLQSEVDQHESKEESDGLIKTQIEREILHNELHLQSEVDQHEGKEKSSGLIDKQMEREILNNELPLQSEVDQHEGKEKSDGLIETQMEREILNNELPIKSEDQEGGESASLCDEQTPDSTDNTDYDDDSLPVSLNQDLDHVSLDESNQLGHFKLDSNENHIMQQADEVSPTISEYPEGLNSVDVPVDQGDPLASTDDGWPAVSIATSYGCATPISHEYSSAELSLVHPRVTDEPAARLINLEAVPTEKDAGRDMLPREPSAVSLFGSYPQNRNEIFQPFFKDPDSSSYNSEQRQPPLGLQPSTNLMVEPGQYSGHFREQLHAQLPLELRHKGLNDLLMHQNFQGNLYPDGGRYSFPRHEQMHVGLQDWAVNSVHVSAPSQTHLSSGDLLSQNWFSGENHARGGWSTLEGVGGPSQSIGSVNNSDQSLYSVLSECNALHQSGSYDLSGSRERLIPSRNFGEISVGDPTTNNASQQQAVSLSYMSSQESPGGLKPNGLGWTNMSTQNPGLHDSMGKPFLRPWNP
- the LOC132047363 gene encoding uncharacterized protein LOC132047363 isoform X4 — protein: MVADQWKKRLRAASNIDSSLEPHGSKKKKKQGLTRYNLKLRPNVSLVWDDKKRCVLAKKEQIGISWRDLTPFLDSLSHHHSILADVFSLPHETFELKNLSEVLSHEVWQANLSQDERGFLTQFLPEGSGPDDIVYKLLGEENFHFGNPFLKWGQMICTGSFHPDNVMRQEQLFKANKKAYYMELQNYHDNMIGKLQLWKESLESCKDSEEEMVERITRKGFMEGTYGSSPDGAKMAARSRKGEKLNKRNIQHSDGAKYMSYIKVSREHYQRVKNSMKHNSNSIQPRSLSNVLGDVENLHVQPFEFYEEEERQKLHDQWLQLANRDVPAGFSNWIKRRSQELQVRISLGQEMDQKLNVQIKGEEKKSSDGISVELTDNKEAEERMSSDGIFAEQIDKKEAEVALSMEVEVDQQEGNEKSDGSIEKQKEREIVKNEFPLQSEVDQHEGKEKSSGLIDKQMEREILNNELPLQSEVDQHEGKEKSDGLIETQMEREILNNELPIKSEVDQHEGKEKSDGLIEKQTEREILNNELPIQSEDQEGGESASLCDEQTPDSTDNTDYDDDSLPVSLNQDLDHVSLDESNQLGHFKLDSNENHIMQQADEVSPTISEYPEGLNSVDVPVDQGDPLASTDDGWPAVSIATSYGCATPISHEYSSAELSLVHPRVTDEPAARLINLEAVPTEKDAGRDMLPREPSAVSLFGSYPQNRNEIFQPFFKDPDSSSYNSEQRQPPLGLQPSTNLMVEPGQYSGHFREQLHAQLPLELRHKGLNDLLMHQNFQGNLYPDGGRYSFPRHEQMHVGLQDWAVNSVHVSAPSQTHLSSGDLLSQNWFSGENHARGGWSTLEGVGGPSQSIGSVNNSDQSLYSVLSECNALHQSGSYDLSGSRERLIPSRNFGEISVGDPTTNNASQQQAVSLSYMSSQESPGGLKPNGLGWTNMSTQNPGLHDSMGKPFLRPWNP
- the LOC132047363 gene encoding uncharacterized protein LOC132047363 isoform X5 codes for the protein MVADQWKKRLRAASNIDSSLEPHGSKKKKKQGLTRYNLKLRPNVSLVWDDKKRCVLAKKEQIGISWRDLTPFLDSLSHHHSILADVFSLPHETFELKNLSEVLSHEVWQANLSQDERGFLTQFLPEGSGPDDIVYKLLGEENFHFGNPFLKWGQMICTGSFHPDNVMRQEQLFKANKKAYYMELQNYHDNMIGKLQLWKESLESCKDSEEEMVERITRKGFMEGTYGSSPDGAKMAARSRKGEKLNKRNIQHSDGAKYMSYIKVSREHYQRVKNSMKHNSNSIQPRSLSNVLGDVENLHVQPFEFYEEEERQKLHDQWLQLANRDVPAGFSNWIKRRSQELQVRISLGQEMDQKLNVQIKGEEKKSSDGISVELTDNKEAEERMSSDGIFAEQIDKKEAEVALSMEVEVDQQEGNEKSDGSIEKQKEREIVKNEFPLQSEVDQHESKEESDGLIKTQIEREILHNELHLQSEVDQHEGKEKSSGLIDKQMEREILNNELPLQSEVDQHEGKEKSDGLIEKQTEREILNNELPIQSEDQEGGESASLCDEQTPDSTDNTDYDDDSLPVSLNQDLDHVSLDESNQLGHFKLDSNENHIMQQADEVSPTISEYPEGLNSVDVPVDQGDPLASTDDGWPAVSIATSYGCATPISHEYSSAELSLVHPRVTDEPAARLINLEAVPTEKDAGRDMLPREPSAVSLFGSYPQNRNEIFQPFFKDPDSSSYNSEQRQPPLGLQPSTNLMVEPGQYSGHFREQLHAQLPLELRHKGLNDLLMHQNFQGNLYPDGGRYSFPRHEQMHVGLQDWAVNSVHVSAPSQTHLSSGDLLSQNWFSGENHARGGWSTLEGVGGPSQSIGSVNNSDQSLYSVLSECNALHQSGSYDLSGSRERLIPSRNFGEISVGDPTTNNASQQQAVSLSYMSSQESPGGLKPNGLGWTNMSTQNPGLHDSMGKPFLRPWNP
- the LOC132047363 gene encoding uncharacterized protein LOC132047363 isoform X2, with protein sequence MVADQWKKRLRAASNIDSSLEPHGSKKKKKQGLTRYNLKLRPNVSLVWDDKKRCVLAKKEQIGISWRDLTPFLDSLSHHHSILADVFSLPHETFELKNLSEVLSHEVWQANLSQDERGFLTQFLPEGSGPDDIVYKLLGEENFHFGNPFLKWGQMICTGSFHPDNVMRQEQLFKANKKAYYMELQNYHDNMIGKLQLWKESLESCKDSEEEMVERITRKGFMEGTYGSSPDGAKMAARSRKGEKLNKRNIQHSDGAKYMSYIKVSREHYQRVKNSMKHNSNSIQPRSLSNVLGDVENLHVQPFEFYEEEERQKLHDQWLQLANRDVPAGFSNWIKRRSQELQVRISLGQEMDQKLNVQIKGEEKKSSDGISVELTDNKEAEERMSSDGIFAEQIDKKEAEVALSMEVEVDQQEGNEKSDGSIEKQKEREIVKNEFPLQSEVDQHESKEESDGLIKTQIEREILHNELHLQSEVDQHEGKEKSDGLIETQMEREILNNELPIKSEVDQHEGKEKSDGLIEKQTEREILNNELPIQSEDQEGGESASLCDEQTPDSTDNTDYDDDSLPVSLNQDLDHVSLDESNQLGHFKLDSNENHIMQQADEVSPTISEYPEGLNSVDVPVDQGDPLASTDDGWPAVSIATSYGCATPISHEYSSAELSLVHPRVTDEPAARLINLEAVPTEKDAGRDMLPREPSAVSLFGSYPQNRNEIFQPFFKDPDSSSYNSEQRQPPLGLQPSTNLMVEPGQYSGHFREQLHAQLPLELRHKGLNDLLMHQNFQGNLYPDGGRYSFPRHEQMHVGLQDWAVNSVHVSAPSQTHLSSGDLLSQNWFSGENHARGGWSTLEGVGGPSQSIGSVNNSDQSLYSVLSECNALHQSGSYDLSGSRERLIPSRNFGEISVGDPTTNNASQQQAVSLSYMSSQESPGGLKPNGLGWTNMSTQNPGLHDSMGKPFLRPWNP